In Stieleria varia, one genomic interval encodes:
- a CDS encoding NAD-dependent epimerase/dehydratase family protein: MRVFVTGATGLLGNTITRQLDADGHTVVALVRNPPHSEIFDGLNVEFVQGDLTDLAGDVANSSPDRIDQAIAGCDAVIHAAGFIHLGWTKMEQSMGVNVGGTHRIMRSCVRHDKKLVYVGTLNSIAVGTREQPADETTPIDNAGGQIQSAYVVSKSVALSAVMAGVKQGLRAVVVHPGFMLGPWDWKPSSGQMMLELSVGWKPLCPAGGCSICDSRDVAAATIRAIDYDGPSGRQFILAGENWTYKKLWTVITRHFDRSPPIVAPGPIIRAIGGVWGDLVTKVTGNEGFLNTAAVAMSRQFHWYSSERAKAELGYESRDAHESIQASVDWIRQRFIDIDPPTRAETPRFADASCFPSGYDLPGTCGKQK; encoded by the coding sequence ATGCGTGTTTTCGTCACGGGTGCAACGGGTCTGTTGGGCAACACCATCACCCGACAGCTTGATGCCGACGGACATACCGTCGTGGCCTTGGTTCGCAATCCACCCCACAGTGAGATCTTTGACGGGCTGAATGTCGAGTTTGTGCAGGGTGATTTGACCGATCTGGCCGGCGATGTTGCAAATTCATCGCCTGATCGAATCGATCAGGCGATTGCCGGCTGCGACGCGGTGATCCATGCGGCCGGCTTCATTCATCTTGGCTGGACAAAGATGGAGCAGTCGATGGGAGTCAATGTCGGGGGCACACATCGGATCATGCGATCCTGCGTGCGTCATGACAAGAAACTCGTTTATGTCGGCACGTTGAATTCGATTGCCGTTGGCACACGCGAGCAACCCGCGGACGAAACCACTCCGATCGACAACGCGGGCGGCCAAATTCAGTCCGCGTACGTGGTCAGCAAATCAGTAGCCCTGTCGGCCGTCATGGCCGGAGTCAAGCAAGGATTGCGAGCGGTGGTCGTTCATCCAGGCTTCATGCTCGGCCCGTGGGACTGGAAACCCAGCAGCGGGCAGATGATGTTGGAGCTTTCAGTGGGCTGGAAACCGCTCTGCCCGGCGGGCGGTTGCAGCATCTGTGATTCGCGTGATGTTGCCGCCGCGACAATCCGGGCGATCGACTATGACGGACCCTCCGGTCGTCAGTTCATCCTGGCGGGCGAAAACTGGACGTACAAGAAACTTTGGACGGTCATCACACGACACTTCGATCGGTCGCCGCCCATCGTTGCACCGGGACCCATCATTCGGGCCATTGGTGGAGTCTGGGGCGACTTGGTTACCAAGGTCACCGGAAACGAGGGATTTCTGAACACGGCGGCGGTCGCCATGAGTCGCCAATTCCATTGGTACAGCAGCGAGCGTGCAAAGGCCGAATTGGGATACGAGTCCCGGGATGCCCATGAGTCGATCCAAGCGTCGGTGGATTGGATCCGCCAGAGATTCATTGACATCGATCCGCCCACGAGAGCGGAAACCCCTCGATTCGCTGATGCGTCCTGCTTTCCAAGCGGCTACGATCTTCCGGGGACGTGCGGTAAACAAAAGTAG
- a CDS encoding IS91 family transposase, with translation MFDRKAANRQRETAARRLSIAKVIAEYGGDVDYRDGLPRRAGDRTAKVMSLIPRCRTGALGGCTWQCRDCDASQLVLKSCGDRHCPTCSATSRYRWHEQLLSWAIGCDYLHQVVTVPHELNDLIAANPDQLLRLLASASREANLKLFCNRYRCMPGLVQVIHTWGQRLNHRFHVHTVLTGGGLSVNEKGKVDASSAQWVDVDLDDAETRTEELAADFKTLFLKGLRGQWEKGELRLPINLADESALQSVLAIVQNKDWIADIQGTPPEYRGQSENQHVFGYLAKYVAGVAIGDGRLIRVNDDEVVFDAKDYRDQSRVEVSMSPKEFCYAFSRHILPHGMPRTRYAGCFAPNVRKSVWSCAASCGNNRIPNPKTRWSWIRNRLWKNQQPRNLTTIAARSATAWSTRPASWKDR, from the coding sequence GTGTTTGATCGAAAGGCAGCGAATCGACAACGTGAGACTGCCGCAAGACGGCTGTCCATCGCGAAAGTCATCGCTGAATACGGTGGCGACGTCGACTACCGCGATGGTCTGCCGAGACGTGCCGGTGACCGCACCGCCAAAGTGATGAGCTTGATCCCCAGGTGCCGTACCGGTGCCCTGGGCGGATGCACGTGGCAGTGCCGTGATTGTGACGCCAGTCAATTGGTCCTCAAATCCTGTGGCGACCGGCACTGCCCGACCTGCTCGGCGACCAGTCGCTATCGCTGGCACGAGCAACTGCTCTCCTGGGCGATCGGCTGTGACTACTTGCACCAAGTCGTCACCGTGCCGCATGAACTCAACGATCTGATCGCCGCCAACCCGGATCAACTGTTGCGGTTGCTGGCAAGCGCGTCCCGCGAAGCCAATTTGAAACTGTTTTGTAATCGCTACCGCTGCATGCCGGGTCTGGTGCAAGTCATCCATACGTGGGGACAACGACTGAATCATCGCTTTCATGTCCACACCGTGTTGACCGGCGGCGGCCTGTCCGTCAATGAAAAAGGCAAGGTCGATGCATCCTCCGCCCAGTGGGTCGATGTCGACTTGGACGACGCGGAGACTCGCACCGAAGAGTTAGCAGCGGATTTCAAAACGCTGTTCTTGAAGGGGCTGCGAGGGCAATGGGAAAAAGGAGAATTGCGATTGCCGATAAACCTTGCGGACGAGTCGGCTTTGCAGTCCGTTTTGGCAATCGTGCAAAACAAAGACTGGATCGCCGACATCCAGGGGACACCGCCTGAGTATCGTGGGCAGAGTGAGAATCAACACGTCTTCGGATACTTGGCCAAGTACGTGGCGGGCGTGGCGATCGGTGACGGGCGATTGATCCGTGTAAACGATGATGAGGTGGTGTTCGACGCGAAGGACTATCGCGACCAGTCGCGTGTGGAAGTATCGATGTCGCCAAAAGAGTTCTGTTATGCGTTCTCCAGGCACATTCTGCCGCATGGAATGCCACGCACCCGCTACGCAGGCTGCTTCGCCCCCAACGTGCGTAAAAGTGTCTGGAGTTGTGCCGCAAGTTGTGGAAACAATCGCATCCCGAATCCGAAGACCCGATGGAGTTGGATTCGCAATCGCCTTTGGAAGAATCAACAACCAAGGAACCTCACGACTATCGCTGCAAGAAGTGCAACGGCTTGGTCGACCCGGCCGGCCAGTTGGAAGGATCGCTGA
- a CDS encoding (5-formylfuran-3-yl)methyl phosphate synthase, with amino-acid sequence MSLTSLSESAAHSQRGLSQEWLVSVSSESEMAMVLGYPVDILDFKDPSSGPLAPSEPSLWGLAVERLASGGPALSAALGEGGEAVRLAGQVPREFGFAKVGPSGCQTSMQVCDLWQSVRKPLADSVKLVGVAYADSAAAHSLSPEEVFSNAARFGLRHVLVDTWSKSGQSSLDILGWDRIRELSSLARRHRLWWSLAGSLTLDIAMAINERRIPVDCLGVRGDLCEGGRAGTLSETRLNAWSAMLPSRQ; translated from the coding sequence ATGTCCCTGACAAGTCTGTCCGAATCCGCAGCCCATTCACAGCGTGGGCTCTCTCAGGAGTGGTTGGTCAGCGTTTCCAGTGAATCCGAGATGGCGATGGTCTTGGGTTATCCGGTCGATATTCTGGATTTCAAAGACCCGTCGTCCGGGCCGCTCGCTCCTTCTGAACCCTCCCTTTGGGGACTCGCTGTGGAAAGGCTAGCCTCAGGTGGGCCCGCACTCTCGGCCGCGTTGGGCGAAGGCGGCGAAGCCGTTCGCTTGGCAGGCCAAGTGCCACGCGAGTTTGGGTTCGCCAAAGTCGGCCCCAGTGGCTGCCAGACAAGCATGCAGGTGTGCGACCTGTGGCAGTCCGTTCGCAAGCCGCTTGCCGACTCAGTGAAGCTGGTCGGCGTCGCCTACGCAGACAGCGCAGCAGCACACAGTCTGTCACCCGAGGAAGTGTTTTCCAACGCGGCTCGCTTCGGACTACGACACGTATTGGTCGACACATGGAGCAAGTCCGGCCAGTCTTCGCTAGACATCCTCGGCTGGGATCGAATTCGGGAACTCTCATCGCTCGCCCGGCGGCACCGACTGTGGTGGTCCCTGGCGGGTTCACTCACTTTGGACATCGCGATGGCGATCAATGAGCGACGAATCCCAGTGGATTGTCTGGGCGTGCGAGGCGATTTGTGCGAAGGAGGCCGCGCCGGGACGCTCAGCGAAACGCGACTGAATGCTTGGTCGGCGATGCTTCCATCGCGTCAATAG
- the rpe gene encoding ribulose-phosphate 3-epimerase has product MSRDKLELIRHAAPGVLPSLLMCDFGDLKSEVTRLEQAGAKVLHLDVMDGNFVPNLTYGMPIVEGLKRHTEMPLDVHLMIQDPLAFAEPMVKAGADSLTFHVEAVPNPIDTAKRIRDLGVAVGVALNPGTQVTDVEPCIEFVDMVLVMSVKAGFGGQKFDPVALDKLQILRNQYPDLLLQIDGGINLDTIASARAAGCDLFVVGSAIFNHDDYGAAIGGLNAEIQRGGV; this is encoded by the coding sequence ATGTCGCGAGACAAGCTAGAATTGATACGCCACGCAGCGCCCGGTGTTTTACCGAGCCTGTTGATGTGCGATTTCGGTGATCTGAAAAGCGAAGTGACCCGGCTCGAACAGGCCGGCGCGAAGGTACTGCATCTGGATGTCATGGACGGGAATTTTGTTCCCAACCTGACCTACGGCATGCCGATCGTCGAAGGCCTGAAGCGTCACACCGAAATGCCACTGGACGTTCATTTGATGATCCAAGACCCGCTGGCCTTCGCCGAGCCGATGGTCAAGGCCGGTGCGGATTCGCTCACGTTTCACGTCGAGGCGGTCCCCAACCCGATCGACACTGCCAAACGAATCCGGGACTTGGGCGTCGCGGTCGGAGTTGCCTTGAACCCAGGCACGCAAGTGACCGATGTGGAGCCATGCATCGAGTTCGTCGACATGGTGCTGGTGATGAGCGTGAAAGCCGGCTTTGGCGGGCAGAAGTTCGATCCGGTCGCTTTGGACAAGTTGCAGATCTTGCGGAACCAGTATCCTGACCTGCTGCTGCAGATCGATGGCGGGATCAACTTGGATACGATCGCATCGGCCCGTGCCGCCGGATGTGACCTGTTCGTGGTCGGGTCGGCGATTTTCAATCACGACGACTACGGGGCCGCCATCGGAGGCTTGAACGCCGAGATCCAGAGGGGAGGCGTCTGA
- a CDS encoding serine/threonine-protein kinase, which produces MTIDEGHPVHGPATDNATDHEQRLADILSELTDAICQGEHVDFDAVCAEHPDLAADLRQLWGAVLVTDTAGSGSSGQEPGRLSGGSGQWRGISLPTRLGDYELIEEVGRGGMGVVFRSRQLSLDREVAVKMILRGRLASDADLQRFLAEAAATARLEHRNIVPVYEVGNIDGRPFFSMQYIEGETLADRVANGPLPQREAARIIAAVARAVHFAHQEGVLHRDLKPSNILIGHDNQPMITDFGLAKQANSQADLTKSGMLVGTPAYMSPEQAGGRKNLVGPASDVYSLGCMLYFTLTGRSPFVAENPVEMVMLVIEQDPTPPRALRPSLDRDLEMIVVRCLQKPIDLRYASAAALADDLDAFLADERVAARSGRFAQVLARLFRETHHAGVLEKWGVLWMWHSLVLLLASLSTWYMDQVLHIEDRASYAAVWTLGLGAWATVFWKLRQRMGPVTFIERQIAHVWGASLIAIGLLSPMEWWLGLTVLKLSPLLGIISAMVFIIKAGMLTGAFYFQSIALLAASLLMALMPQWAHLIFGFVSAACFFIPGVQYYRRSRSQS; this is translated from the coding sequence GTGACGATCGATGAAGGTCATCCGGTCCATGGTCCCGCCACCGATAACGCCACCGATCATGAACAACGACTGGCCGACATCCTCTCCGAATTGACCGACGCGATTTGCCAAGGTGAACACGTCGACTTTGACGCCGTCTGCGCCGAGCATCCCGATCTGGCCGCTGACCTGAGGCAATTGTGGGGCGCCGTCCTGGTGACCGACACCGCCGGCAGCGGCTCATCTGGACAAGAACCCGGCAGACTCTCCGGTGGCAGCGGTCAATGGCGTGGCATCAGTTTGCCGACACGACTGGGCGACTATGAGTTGATCGAAGAAGTCGGGCGTGGTGGGATGGGCGTCGTGTTCCGATCACGCCAACTCAGTTTGGATCGCGAAGTCGCGGTGAAGATGATTCTGCGTGGTCGGCTGGCCAGCGATGCCGATCTGCAACGTTTCTTGGCCGAAGCCGCTGCGACCGCCCGACTGGAACATCGCAACATCGTGCCGGTTTATGAAGTCGGCAACATTGATGGTCGACCATTCTTTTCGATGCAGTACATCGAGGGCGAAACGTTGGCCGATCGAGTCGCCAATGGTCCGCTGCCGCAGCGGGAAGCCGCGCGGATCATCGCCGCCGTCGCGCGTGCGGTTCACTTTGCCCACCAAGAAGGAGTCCTGCACCGAGATCTCAAACCCAGCAACATCCTGATCGGACACGACAATCAGCCGATGATCACCGATTTCGGACTGGCCAAGCAAGCCAACTCTCAAGCCGATTTGACAAAGAGCGGGATGCTCGTGGGGACTCCCGCCTACATGTCGCCCGAACAAGCCGGCGGGCGCAAGAATTTGGTCGGTCCGGCCAGCGATGTCTACAGCCTGGGCTGCATGCTTTACTTCACGCTGACCGGACGCTCGCCTTTCGTCGCCGAGAATCCTGTTGAGATGGTGATGTTGGTCATCGAACAAGATCCCACGCCGCCGCGTGCTTTGCGTCCGAGCCTGGACCGCGACTTGGAAATGATCGTCGTTCGCTGTTTGCAAAAGCCGATCGATCTACGTTATGCCTCCGCCGCCGCGTTGGCCGACGACCTCGATGCTTTCCTGGCCGACGAAAGAGTTGCGGCGCGCAGCGGCAGATTCGCTCAAGTCCTGGCGAGGCTGTTTCGCGAAACCCATCACGCCGGTGTCCTTGAGAAATGGGGTGTGTTGTGGATGTGGCATTCGCTGGTCCTGCTGCTGGCCAGCCTGTCCACTTGGTACATGGACCAGGTGTTGCACATCGAGGACCGCGCCAGTTATGCCGCCGTGTGGACATTGGGCTTGGGGGCCTGGGCGACCGTGTTCTGGAAACTCCGCCAGCGAATGGGACCGGTCACCTTTATCGAACGACAGATCGCCCACGTTTGGGGTGCCAGTTTGATCGCCATCGGTTTGCTCAGTCCGATGGAATGGTGGCTCGGCCTGACGGTGTTGAAGCTTTCACCGCTGTTGGGAATCATCAGCGCGATGGTGTTCATCATCAAAGCGGGGATGCTGACGGGCGCGTTTTATTTTCAATCGATTGCGCTGCTGGCCGCATCCCTGTTGATGGCGTTGATGCCGCAATGGGCGCACCTCATCTTTGGCTTCGTCTCGGCCGCCTGCTTTTTCATCCCCGGAGTTCAATACTACCGACGTAGCCGTAGTCAGTCCTGA
- a CDS encoding ribonuclease D: MQYESITTTDHLREFCGELRKHDVIGFDTEFVSEDRYKPELCLIQVAAGDLLAIIDPMDMDSTEAFWEILTTPGKTIIAHAAREESRFCYRYSGKPIAGLFDTQLAAGFVGMEYPASLGNLIQRIVNKTLAKGETRTNWRHRPLSNDQLQYALQDVTDLETLYQKLDAKVRKLDRREWLDEETETRQMAVIDAENSENWRRVSGSAGLSPRQLETVRHLWRWRDQRAQALDRPAKRVMRDDLIIELAKRGSADAKKIRSIRGLDWRGLAQHHDELAEAIRTALAVPDDELPRRPRGSRSVVSPMLSQFLSTSMACISRQNKIAPSIVGNSDDVKELVGYELGDSKSATLPALLKGWRGEIVGRQFQRILGGQVGLRVADVHKDQPLEFIDCPVQD; encoded by the coding sequence TTGCAATACGAGTCGATAACGACAACTGACCATCTCCGCGAATTTTGCGGTGAGTTGAGAAAGCACGACGTGATCGGATTTGACACGGAGTTTGTGTCTGAGGACCGATACAAGCCGGAATTGTGCTTGATCCAGGTCGCCGCCGGAGACTTGCTGGCCATCATTGATCCGATGGACATGGATTCGACCGAGGCTTTTTGGGAGATTCTGACCACCCCGGGAAAGACGATCATCGCGCACGCGGCGAGGGAAGAATCCCGCTTTTGTTACCGGTACTCGGGCAAACCCATCGCGGGACTCTTTGACACACAGTTGGCCGCAGGTTTTGTCGGGATGGAGTATCCCGCGTCCCTGGGGAACTTGATCCAGCGGATTGTCAACAAGACGTTGGCCAAAGGCGAAACGCGGACGAACTGGCGTCACCGTCCGCTTTCCAACGATCAGTTGCAGTACGCCCTGCAGGACGTGACGGACCTGGAGACGTTGTATCAAAAACTGGACGCCAAGGTCCGCAAACTGGATCGCCGAGAGTGGCTGGACGAAGAAACTGAGACGCGACAAATGGCCGTGATCGACGCCGAGAACAGTGAAAACTGGCGTCGTGTCAGTGGCTCCGCCGGACTTTCTCCGCGTCAACTGGAAACAGTGCGACACCTTTGGCGTTGGCGTGACCAACGGGCCCAGGCCTTGGACCGACCAGCCAAACGCGTGATGCGAGATGACTTGATCATCGAGTTGGCCAAGCGAGGATCGGCCGACGCCAAAAAAATCCGCAGCATTCGCGGCTTGGACTGGCGTGGACTGGCTCAACATCACGACGAGCTGGCCGAAGCCATCCGCACGGCGTTGGCGGTTCCCGACGATGAGCTGCCGCGACGCCCGCGAGGATCTCGCTCGGTCGTCTCGCCCATGCTTAGCCAGTTCTTGTCCACCTCGATGGCGTGCATCAGCCGCCAAAACAAGATCGCTCCGTCGATCGTCGGCAATTCGGATGACGTCAAAGAGTTGGTCGGATACGAATTGGGCGATTCCAAATCGGCCACACTGCCGGCGCTGCTCAAGGGTTGGCGAGGTGAAATCGTCGGCCGTCAGTTCCAACGCATCCTTGGTGGTCAAGTCGGACTGAGGGTCGCCGACGTCCACAAAGACCAACCGCTTGAGTTCATCGACTGTCCCGTTCAGGACTGA
- a CDS encoding caspase family protein, giving the protein MKLTSKPIVLWATAMFLFCPGSLAIAQWIDLRSEASRLVNQENIHSGDAFAFERIAFENSQRVAVQAEMDVNYTQPFTGETTAYSASGTFGAWFLKHSPPILHDGSVAIRTMYGICLWNFRSGEEYLRLPISVSNPGGGATVNHSPVFVSLHTAKSSSSQSGDCVLAQWDLRTGELVGKTTVKEVRSFPIFATCNEASYVALTVHPQDADRNTEHLVMVDIATGETVQLGECRDDPDVIAINSQQHVAASMGGETWVYQKVDGTVRSTQLNHPTAARAMRFSRDGSRFATAHRGGQIVLWDTADYTPLRTWTLRDVEAGAFDFSENNRQLLISIDADVNSHVYSLILDCETGDSGFGFPLEYAHYVPGTSLVVGNGGYQATDGVQLWSAVKGKPVAQPILFSAQRHFAIKTTVGQYKASPEMFQFLKSHAQHVSTDGKLETLEALHQPKTVQFILAGVSPEIATQLPEDYSAPTASLRLVSSDKRSAKVEVSANVGGSGISLSQVSLSRLERPLPESVAPALSAKRPDPQIVDVPFPPGKNSMTLQATATDSLGVHSAAATLEIQRPEKVTELSGRLFVLAAGVSDHQFSEYNLDFPAKDAQAVAERFSKEEGLTFGEVHTQVYTDGEASLQNLKNGLTWLRQVCTPDDTAVLFFSGHGIKGRRGLYYVTHEGDAEAMQYTCLNWEDVAQTLSGVKARQVVFLCDACYAGGFAESQLATQKELAEGLSRVNDLLIFASSGPEELSREDPQWKHGAFTKSLLEALDGQADEDADQRLSLAEIVQYTTSRTRDLTDGSQNPFIASKGTYDEELCFATSMQRSAENTTNKPGVSISPLTDGK; this is encoded by the coding sequence ATGAAGCTCACATCGAAACCAATCGTTCTTTGGGCGACGGCGATGTTCCTTTTTTGCCCTGGATCGCTTGCGATCGCCCAATGGATTGACTTGCGTAGTGAAGCATCGCGATTGGTTAACCAGGAGAACATCCATTCAGGTGATGCGTTCGCCTTCGAGCGGATCGCTTTCGAAAACTCCCAACGTGTGGCCGTCCAAGCCGAGATGGACGTGAATTACACTCAGCCGTTTACCGGCGAGACGACTGCGTACAGTGCGTCAGGAACATTTGGGGCTTGGTTTCTGAAACACAGTCCGCCGATTTTGCACGATGGTAGCGTTGCCATCAGAACCATGTACGGCATATGCCTGTGGAACTTTCGCAGTGGCGAAGAGTATCTCAGGCTGCCAATCAGCGTTTCCAACCCGGGAGGCGGAGCCACGGTCAATCATTCACCTGTCTTCGTCAGCCTGCACACGGCCAAGTCATCCAGTTCACAAAGTGGCGATTGTGTCTTGGCTCAATGGGATCTTCGGACAGGTGAATTGGTCGGCAAGACAACTGTGAAGGAGGTCCGCTCGTTTCCAATCTTCGCAACCTGCAACGAGGCGAGCTATGTCGCGTTGACCGTCCATCCTCAAGACGCAGACCGCAACACAGAGCATTTGGTCATGGTCGACATCGCGACCGGAGAAACGGTGCAGCTCGGCGAGTGTCGAGACGATCCGGATGTGATTGCAATTAACTCGCAACAACACGTCGCAGCCTCGATGGGTGGAGAAACTTGGGTCTATCAAAAAGTTGACGGAACGGTCCGCTCCACACAACTGAACCATCCAACGGCAGCGCGAGCGATGCGATTCAGTCGCGATGGTTCTCGCTTTGCGACCGCTCACCGCGGGGGTCAAATCGTTCTTTGGGACACCGCCGACTACACACCACTGAGAACATGGACGCTGCGCGATGTCGAAGCCGGCGCGTTTGACTTTTCAGAGAACAACAGGCAACTGCTCATTTCGATCGACGCCGATGTGAATAGCCATGTGTATTCTCTCATCTTGGATTGCGAGACAGGTGACTCGGGCTTTGGTTTTCCGCTTGAGTACGCACACTATGTGCCCGGAACTTCATTGGTGGTGGGCAACGGCGGCTACCAAGCAACCGATGGTGTGCAGCTCTGGTCAGCGGTGAAAGGCAAACCGGTTGCCCAGCCGATCCTTTTCTCGGCCCAACGACACTTCGCCATCAAGACAACTGTGGGGCAATACAAAGCGTCTCCGGAGATGTTCCAGTTTCTCAAGTCGCACGCTCAACACGTATCGACCGATGGCAAGCTTGAGACGTTGGAAGCATTGCATCAACCGAAAACCGTCCAATTCATCTTGGCCGGTGTTTCGCCAGAAATCGCGACTCAACTGCCGGAGGACTATTCCGCTCCGACCGCGTCGCTCCGTTTGGTCAGTAGCGACAAACGTTCGGCCAAGGTAGAAGTTTCAGCGAACGTCGGCGGATCCGGGATTTCATTGTCACAGGTTTCTCTCTCACGCTTGGAACGTCCGTTGCCAGAGTCGGTGGCACCAGCGCTCTCCGCGAAGCGTCCTGATCCCCAAATCGTTGACGTTCCATTTCCACCCGGCAAGAACAGCATGACGTTGCAAGCGACAGCCACCGACAGCCTGGGAGTCCACAGCGCGGCAGCGACTCTGGAAATCCAACGTCCGGAAAAGGTGACAGAGCTCAGTGGCCGTTTGTTCGTACTGGCCGCTGGAGTTTCTGACCATCAGTTTTCCGAGTACAACCTGGATTTCCCAGCAAAGGATGCGCAGGCGGTTGCCGAGAGGTTCAGTAAAGAAGAAGGGTTGACGTTCGGTGAAGTGCACACGCAGGTGTATACCGATGGAGAAGCCAGCTTACAGAACCTAAAGAATGGACTGACTTGGCTTCGGCAGGTTTGCACACCGGATGACACCGCTGTGCTTTTCTTTTCTGGGCATGGGATCAAGGGGCGGAGAGGGCTGTACTATGTGACTCACGAGGGCGATGCCGAGGCCATGCAGTACACCTGTCTCAATTGGGAAGACGTTGCCCAGACTTTATCGGGTGTCAAAGCAAGGCAAGTGGTATTTCTGTGTGACGCGTGCTATGCCGGTGGTTTTGCAGAATCACAACTCGCCACTCAAAAAGAATTGGCTGAAGGGCTCAGTCGAGTCAATGACCTGCTCATTTTTGCATCATCGGGTCCTGAAGAATTGTCACGGGAAGATCCGCAATGGAAACATGGAGCGTTCACAAAAAGCCTGCTGGAGGCACTCGATGGCCAAGCCGATGAAGATGCAGATCAGCGACTCTCCCTTGCGGAGATCGTTCAATACACCACCTCAAGAACGCGTGATCTGACTGATGGATCACAGAATCCCTTCATCGCTTCGAAAGGTACCTATGATGAAGAGCTTTGCTTCGCGACTTCGATGCAGCGGAGTGCAGAAAACACGACGAACAAACCTGGAGTCTCAATTTCTCCCCTCACGGACGGAAAATAG
- a CDS encoding sigma-70 family RNA polymerase sigma factor, whose protein sequence is MSMGKSIWPADDQTESLLSAARGGDTEAINRLLEKHRDAIRRLVQLRLDRKVQRRVDVSDVVQDVMVEASGRLQKYLDDPAMAFHLWLRQIAWDRIIDTYRRHRVSAKRNMDREQPMAAPAGSDQSTMELAVQLCDPAMTPATAATQREITEKVEEAIDRLGEQDQEIIVMRHYEHLSNQEIAEALGLNPPAASMRYLRALRRLKELLQDGDHHEAFSEIQL, encoded by the coding sequence ATGTCCATGGGAAAATCGATCTGGCCTGCCGACGATCAAACCGAATCGCTGCTCAGTGCTGCGCGCGGGGGCGATACTGAGGCGATCAATCGATTGCTGGAAAAACATCGTGACGCGATCCGACGGCTGGTCCAATTGCGACTGGATCGCAAAGTCCAACGTCGTGTCGATGTCAGCGACGTCGTGCAAGACGTGATGGTGGAAGCCAGCGGGCGGTTGCAAAAGTATCTCGATGACCCTGCCATGGCATTTCACCTCTGGCTGCGACAGATCGCTTGGGATCGCATCATTGATACCTATCGGCGGCATCGTGTCAGTGCCAAACGGAACATGGATCGTGAGCAGCCGATGGCGGCACCGGCCGGTTCCGACCAGTCCACGATGGAGTTGGCGGTTCAGCTTTGCGATCCCGCCATGACTCCGGCGACCGCAGCGACCCAGCGGGAGATCACCGAGAAAGTCGAGGAGGCCATCGATCGACTTGGCGAGCAGGATCAGGAGATCATCGTGATGCGTCACTACGAGCATCTTTCTAATCAAGAGATTGCCGAAGCACTCGGGCTCAATCCTCCGGCGGCCAGCATGAGATACTTGCGTGCCTTGCGACGTTTGAAAGAGTTGCTCCAAGACGGCGATCATCACGAGGCTTTCAGTGAGATCCAACTGTGA